A genomic window from Vagococcus sp. CY52-2 includes:
- the cmk gene encoding (d)CMP kinase: MSKQIQVAIDGPASAGKSTVAKILAKKMGYIYCDTGAMYRVVTYHALEHKINLKNTDELMNALSHLNISFDYVEGIQHVYANGVDVTDAIRMPDVTNHVSEVAAIKEVRHELVNRQKNISASQNIVMDGRDIGTVVLPDADLKIFLVASVKERAERRYKENRTKGIMTSLDELQKEIEDRDYYDSHRKESPLVQANDAIKVDTTGLSIEEVVKVIENELKKVISSQNNR; encoded by the coding sequence ATGAGTAAACAGATTCAAGTGGCAATTGATGGACCAGCATCTGCTGGAAAAAGTACGGTAGCAAAAATTTTAGCCAAAAAAATGGGATATATTTATTGTGATACAGGCGCAATGTATCGCGTTGTGACGTATCATGCTTTAGAACATAAAATTAATTTAAAAAACACTGACGAATTAATGAATGCTTTATCTCATCTAAACATTTCTTTTGATTATGTTGAAGGCATTCAACATGTTTATGCTAATGGAGTGGATGTAACAGATGCGATTCGTATGCCAGACGTAACAAACCATGTGTCTGAAGTGGCGGCTATTAAAGAAGTCAGACACGAATTAGTTAATCGTCAAAAAAATATATCAGCTTCGCAAAATATTGTGATGGATGGTCGAGATATTGGAACGGTTGTATTACCGGATGCGGATTTAAAAATATTTTTAGTTGCAAGTGTTAAAGAAAGAGCGGAACGTCGCTATAAAGAAAATAGAACAAAAGGCATTATGACAAGCCTAGACGAACTACAAAAAGAAATAGAAGATAGGGATTATTATGACTCACATCGGAAAGAGTCTCCTTTAGTTCAAGCAAACGACGCAATAAAAGTGGATACAACAGGATTATCTATAGAAGAAGTTGTAAAAGTTATAGAAAATGAACTTAAAAAGGTAATTTCATCTCAAAATAATAGATAA